TTTGTGGTTTTATTCTAACCCAATTTTTGTTTATGTTAATTAAAAATAACAATTATTGAGGAGATATAAAATGATTAAAAAGATATGTTTACTCACCATATTGATATTATTTAATTATAATTTTGCTTTTACAGAGAACAACTTTTCGGACATTGGCCTGGGTGCAATGGAGTTGAACAAGATGGTTAATCAAACAAAGAAAATAGTTATCGCTCACAGAGGAGCCTCTGGTTATATGCCAGAGCACACCTTAGAAAGTTATGCATATGCCTATGCATCAGGAGCCAATTTTATAGAACCCGATTTAAATATGACAAAAGATGGTTTTTTAATATGTATACATAATATCCATCTAGAGGCTACCACAGATGTTCAGAAAAAATTTCCTGAGAAAGTAAGCTCAGATGGTCATTATTATGTAAAAGATTTTACGATATCTGAAATAAAAAAGCTTAACGTCACAACGCACAAGGATGCAAATGGAAGACCCATATACCCCAATAGATTTAATCCTGACTATGAATTTTTAAAAATACCTACATTTGAAGAAGCAATCATGCTTGTAAAGGGTTTGAATAGAAGTACGGACAAGAATGTTGGCATCTATCCTGAAATGAAAAATCCAGCCTGGCACCATAAGCATAACCTAGATATAGAAAAAGCTACGATAGAAATATTATCCAAATATGGATATACTAATCAAAAAGACAATGTATATATTCAATGCTTTGATGAAAATTCTTTAAAAAGATTATCAAATGAATTTCAAACGCAAATAAAATTAGTTCAACTTATAGGTAGCGAAAAGGAATACTCCCATATGCTGACTGATGAAGGGCTAAAGAATATTGCAAAATATGCTAGTGGGATTGGTCCTAATAAAGGTTTAATAGAAAAAGATAGTAGCTTAGTCGCAAGAGCTCACAATAATGGGCTCTTAGTCCATCCATGGACTTTCAGAAAAGAAGATGTAAAGGAACAATACAAATCCTTTGAAGAGGAACTTAAAACATTTTATTTCAAATATAATGTTGATGGACTTTTTGTTGAACAGCCTGATTTAGCCTATTGGGTGTTAAATGCTGACAAACTTAAATAATAGGAGGAACATATGTTTAAACATATTATATTAATATTTATTGCCTTAGCTGGGATGTGTATAGCAAGTGATAAAACATTTGAAACACAGGCTGGTTTAGGCAAGTATATTAAAAACCAGATAAATAGTTGCTCCCTTGTTAAATCCTATCCTTCTGAGTTTGCAAGGCAAGGTGTAGCAGTGGATGATAAGTATTTTTATGCAATAAATAACAGAGAAATAGGGAAGTATGATAAAAATACTGGCAAACTCATTTCAAAGTGGGTAGGCGATGAAAATGGGCCTATTATACATCTAGATTCTGGCGTTGTGGTGAATGGCAAATTATATTGTGCCCACTCAAATTATCACGACTTACCAATGACTAGCTCTGTAGAGGTATGGGATACAAAAACAATGAAACATATTGATTCTCATAGCTTTGGAATAAACTGGGGGTCCTTAACATGGGTTGACTGGCATAATAATAGCTGGTGGGCAACATTTGGCAATTACAGCAGGGTTTTTGGTCCATCAA
This sequence is a window from Deferribacterota bacterium. Protein-coding genes within it:
- a CDS encoding cycloisomerase, producing MFKHIILIFIALAGMCIASDKTFETQAGLGKYIKNQINSCSLVKSYPSEFARQGVAVDDKYFYAINNREIGKYDKNTGKLISKWVGDENGPIIHLDSGVVVNGKLYCAHSNYHDLPMTSSVEVWDTKTMKHIDSHSFGINWGSLTWVDWHNNSWWATFGNYSRVFGPSMDPYGNSYYTQLIKFDSNWDFQEAFIFPDEIIEKAEPMSISGGSWGEDGYLYVTGHDLSEMYKVELPESGSILKLVDTIAVANEGQGIAWDRSDPGMLYTIERSNRVVNISECK
- the glpQ gene encoding glycerophosphodiester phosphodiesterase; translated protein: MIKKICLLTILILFNYNFAFTENNFSDIGLGAMELNKMVNQTKKIVIAHRGASGYMPEHTLESYAYAYASGANFIEPDLNMTKDGFLICIHNIHLEATTDVQKKFPEKVSSDGHYYVKDFTISEIKKLNVTTHKDANGRPIYPNRFNPDYEFLKIPTFEEAIMLVKGLNRSTDKNVGIYPEMKNPAWHHKHNLDIEKATIEILSKYGYTNQKDNVYIQCFDENSLKRLSNEFQTQIKLVQLIGSEKEYSHMLTDEGLKNIAKYASGIGPNKGLIEKDSSLVARAHNNGLLVHPWTFRKEDVKEQYKSFEEELKTFYFKYNVDGLFVEQPDLAYWVLNADKLK